One region of Thermococcus celericrescens genomic DNA includes:
- the pth2 gene encoding peptidyl-tRNA hydrolase Pth2 produces MFRYKQVIVSRKDLKLSKGKFAVQVAHGAVTAALKAQKEKPEWFKAWFHEGQKKVVVKAENERELFELKAHAEKLGIPTALIRDAGLTEIPPGTITVLAIGPAPEEIVDKVTGHLKLV; encoded by the coding sequence ATGTTCAGGTACAAGCAGGTCATAGTCTCCCGGAAGGATCTGAAGCTCAGCAAGGGTAAGTTCGCCGTCCAGGTTGCCCACGGAGCGGTTACCGCTGCACTGAAGGCTCAGAAGGAGAAACCCGAATGGTTCAAAGCGTGGTTCCATGAGGGGCAGAAGAAGGTCGTCGTGAAGGCTGAAAACGAGAGGGAGCTCTTCGAACTGAAGGCTCATGCAGAGAAGCTGGGAATCCCAACGGCGCTCATCAGGGACGCCGGTCTGACGGAGATACCCCCGGGCACGATAACCGTCCTTGCGATCGGTCCGGCCCCGGAGGAGATTGTGGACAAGGTTACCGGCCATCTAAAGCTGGTGTGA
- a CDS encoding COG1361 family protein — MKRIAALILVGLFLFAGLNITSAVAEDVLYAKISSVELGLGDKAVLGPYSFTFTDVSPDFTTARISISAGKGSSDVYLEEGKTVYYPSATNPVFALSVVIWNIKNKPIVYLDIMSPLKAIDTVDLKEGGYYRLPSNFPGIKVKLISATNDYATFNVYFPYSSSPTTVKISKGSGKGVAYKLNDKYRYQDYLYIKVTDSTSDSATFEVYLPKVAAVDFNIVKSDEGGSGTPSQNETLLVYNGLMYTGEKLPVKVDDTSYYVKLISVVSTKASLEVYKKSTKIGTYFINIGEVKAIPDTPLKLSIQKTEPQYNRSTVLVYAPEGAQVTPILRAANIVANIDAVPKEIMLNNNLVVVISVENRGKGDAYDVAIAAPLPDDFELVSLAKSWTFKTFPAFTNMPALIYVLKPTKVGEFDIGKATVTFYDDKSLETGKKRVIYSASLTGIKVYNVPSIDVSAQAYNGTWGDYVTAKVGDKVSLKFTLRASDGNPDYEFVKNATLLLSLPSSVDGQSLVDIGTIRAGETKTLQLDLTVLKEDLTNIRATLVYLDPLGGEHRLALGSLVTINSVPPRIITEEVKVWPTAEELPSYVNQTLAKMDDPKPLAEELAGISAEYLPPESNPWKPAAIVFILLTVILAGVAYRYWDEAEKLKEKLERKKQRRPGGLPKKEGEEEGESSEIAEL; from the coding sequence ATGAAAAGGATAGCGGCTTTAATCTTGGTAGGATTGTTCCTCTTTGCGGGTCTGAATATAACGTCTGCGGTTGCAGAGGATGTTCTGTATGCCAAAATCTCTTCCGTAGAACTTGGGCTTGGGGACAAAGCCGTTCTCGGACCGTATTCGTTCACGTTCACAGATGTCAGTCCTGACTTCACCACCGCTAGAATCTCGATTTCAGCGGGCAAAGGATCCTCTGATGTATACCTTGAAGAGGGTAAAACCGTGTACTACCCATCCGCTACAAACCCGGTGTTTGCACTCAGTGTTGTCATCTGGAACATCAAAAACAAGCCCATCGTATACCTCGACATAATGTCACCGCTCAAGGCAATCGATACCGTGGACCTGAAGGAAGGAGGATACTACAGACTGCCCTCGAACTTTCCGGGGATCAAGGTAAAGCTCATCAGTGCAACGAATGACTACGCCACGTTCAACGTGTACTTCCCTTATTCATCCAGCCCAACAACCGTTAAGATATCCAAAGGAAGTGGTAAGGGCGTTGCATACAAACTTAACGACAAGTACAGATATCAGGACTACCTGTACATCAAGGTCACGGACTCCACCTCGGACAGTGCCACCTTCGAGGTTTACCTCCCCAAGGTTGCCGCGGTGGATTTCAATATCGTGAAGTCCGACGAGGGTGGAAGCGGAACGCCGTCCCAGAATGAAACCCTCCTCGTGTACAACGGCCTGATGTACACGGGGGAGAAGCTGCCCGTGAAAGTGGATGACACCAGCTACTACGTGAAGCTCATTTCGGTTGTCTCCACGAAGGCCAGCCTCGAGGTCTACAAGAAGTCAACGAAGATTGGTACCTACTTCATAAACATCGGAGAGGTGAAGGCAATACCCGACACCCCCCTGAAGCTCTCCATTCAGAAGACGGAGCCACAGTATAACCGCTCCACGGTACTTGTGTACGCGCCAGAGGGTGCACAGGTGACGCCGATACTCCGCGCCGCCAACATAGTGGCGAATATCGATGCGGTGCCGAAGGAGATAATGCTGAACAACAACCTGGTTGTCGTTATCTCCGTGGAGAACAGGGGGAAGGGCGACGCCTACGATGTTGCCATAGCCGCCCCACTACCCGACGATTTCGAACTCGTGAGCCTGGCCAAGTCGTGGACTTTCAAGACATTCCCAGCCTTCACGAACATGCCAGCACTCATCTACGTCCTCAAGCCCACGAAGGTCGGTGAGTTCGACATCGGAAAGGCGACCGTCACCTTCTACGACGACAAGAGCCTGGAAACGGGCAAGAAGAGGGTAATATACTCCGCGTCGCTCACCGGCATTAAGGTTTACAACGTTCCCTCCATAGACGTCAGCGCCCAGGCCTACAACGGCACTTGGGGCGACTACGTGACCGCCAAGGTTGGGGACAAGGTCAGCCTCAAGTTTACCCTCCGCGCCTCCGACGGCAACCCCGACTACGAGTTCGTCAAGAACGCCACCCTGCTCCTCAGCCTTCCATCGAGCGTTGACGGGCAGTCCCTGGTTGATATCGGCACTATAAGGGCCGGCGAGACCAAGACCCTTCAGCTCGACCTCACGGTGCTCAAGGAGGACCTCACCAACATCAGGGCCACCCTTGTATACCTCGATCCGCTCGGTGGGGAGCACAGGCTTGCCCTCGGCAGCCTCGTCACGATCAACAGCGTCCCCCCGAGGATAATAACGGAAGAGGTCAAAGTATGGCCGACCGCCGAAGAGCTTCCCTCCTACGTCAACCAGACCCTCGCCAAGATGGACGATCCCAAGCCGCTGGCGGAGGAGCTTGCGGGCATCTCCGCCGAATACCTCCCGCCGGAGAGCAACCCGTGGAAGCCCGCGGCGATAGTGTTCATCCTGCTGACCGTCATACTCGCGGGGGTGGCCTACAGGTACTGGGACGAGGCGGAGAAGCTCAAGGAGAAGCTTGAGCGGAAGAAACAGAGGCGCCCTGGAGGACTGCCGAAGAAGGAGGGCGAGGAAGAGGGAGAGAGCTCTGAGATAGCTGAGCTCTGA
- the aspS gene encoding aspartate--tRNA(Asn) ligase, whose translation MYRTHYSSQITEELNGQRIRVAGWVWEVKDLGGIKFLWIRDRDGIVQVTAPKKKVDPELFKLIPKLNAEDVVAVEGTVNFTPKAKLGFEILPEKLEILSRAGSPLPLDPTGKVKAELDTRLDNRFMDLRNPEVMAIFKIRSSIFKAVRDFYHENGFIEVHTPKIIATATEGGTELFPMKYFEKDAFLAQSPQLYKQIMMASGLDRIYEIAPIFRAEEHNTTRHLNEAWSIDSEMAFIENEEEVMELLERLVAHTINYVREHNARELEVLNFELEEPKLPFPRVTYDKALEILADLGKTIEWGEDIDTEGERLLGKYMMENENALLYFIYRYPSEAKPFYIMKYDDKPEVCRAFDLEYRGVEITSGGQREHRYDVLVEQIKEKGLNPESFEFYLKAFRYGMPPHGGFGLGAERLIKQMLDLGNIREVILFPRDRRRLMP comes from the coding sequence ATGTATCGGACGCACTACTCGAGCCAGATTACGGAGGAGCTCAACGGCCAGCGCATCAGGGTGGCTGGCTGGGTCTGGGAGGTCAAGGACCTCGGAGGCATAAAATTCCTCTGGATAAGGGACAGGGACGGTATAGTTCAGGTAACCGCCCCCAAGAAGAAGGTTGACCCGGAGCTGTTCAAGCTTATCCCGAAGCTCAACGCGGAGGACGTTGTTGCGGTTGAGGGAACGGTGAACTTCACGCCCAAGGCCAAGCTCGGCTTCGAGATCCTCCCGGAGAAACTTGAAATCCTCAGCAGGGCGGGGAGTCCGCTTCCGCTCGACCCGACAGGAAAGGTGAAGGCCGAGCTGGACACCAGGCTGGACAACCGCTTCATGGACCTCAGAAACCCTGAGGTAATGGCGATCTTCAAAATCAGGTCCAGCATTTTCAAGGCCGTCAGGGACTTCTACCATGAGAACGGCTTCATCGAGGTTCACACCCCCAAGATTATCGCCACCGCCACGGAGGGCGGAACCGAGCTCTTCCCAATGAAGTACTTCGAGAAGGACGCCTTCCTCGCCCAGAGTCCCCAGCTCTACAAGCAGATAATGATGGCGAGCGGCCTCGACAGGATTTATGAAATCGCTCCCATATTCCGCGCGGAGGAACACAACACAACCAGACACCTCAACGAGGCGTGGAGCATCGACAGTGAGATGGCCTTCATAGAGAACGAGGAGGAGGTAATGGAGCTCCTCGAGAGGCTCGTCGCCCACACGATCAACTACGTCCGCGAACACAACGCGCGGGAGCTTGAGGTTCTCAACTTCGAGCTCGAGGAGCCAAAACTGCCGTTCCCGCGCGTTACCTATGACAAGGCCCTTGAGATACTCGCTGACCTCGGCAAAACTATAGAGTGGGGCGAGGACATAGACACCGAGGGCGAGAGACTCCTTGGAAAGTACATGATGGAGAACGAGAACGCCCTGCTTTACTTCATCTACCGCTACCCCAGCGAGGCGAAGCCCTTCTACATAATGAAGTACGACGATAAGCCGGAAGTCTGCAGGGCCTTCGACCTCGAGTACCGCGGTGTTGAGATAACCTCCGGTGGTCAGAGGGAGCACCGCTACGACGTCCTCGTCGAACAGATAAAGGAGAAAGGTCTCAACCCGGAGAGCTTTGAGTTCTACCTCAAGGCGTTCCGCTACGGAATGCCACCCCACGGTGGGTTCGGGCTCGGGGCCGAGCGCCTGATAAAGCAGATGCTCGACCTCGGTAACATCCGTGAGGTTATACTGTTCCCCAGGGACAGAAGAAGGCTTATGCCGTAA
- a CDS encoding KH domain-containing protein produces the protein MKAPICEVCLKTDDILCPADEKKLQDGVISELDVKVARLLYRLIGDADMEFKRAVEAGDIIVIVVGEGDVPITIGKGGKNIKALMRELGKRIRVIEAVEVTGTDDVKKLATDLLYPAGVFGVNIVYKPGGGTYYKVLVMGRDRKKLPEKADVLESILSQITSREVKIFFI, from the coding sequence ATGAAGGCGCCAATCTGTGAGGTGTGTTTGAAGACCGACGACATTCTGTGCCCGGCTGACGAGAAAAAGCTCCAGGACGGGGTCATCTCGGAGCTTGATGTTAAGGTTGCGAGACTCCTTTACAGGCTCATCGGGGACGCTGACATGGAGTTTAAGAGGGCCGTTGAGGCCGGCGACATAATAGTCATCGTGGTTGGCGAGGGAGACGTTCCGATAACCATAGGCAAAGGCGGCAAGAACATCAAGGCCCTCATGCGGGAGCTCGGAAAGAGGATACGCGTCATAGAGGCCGTTGAGGTCACGGGAACCGACGATGTCAAGAAGCTTGCCACCGATCTCCTCTACCCTGCGGGCGTCTTCGGGGTCAACATCGTTTACAAGCCCGGCGGGGGAACCTACTACAAGGTCCTCGTCATGGGAAGGGACAGGAAGAAGCTCCCCGAAAAGGCCGACGTCCTGGAGAGCATACTCTCCCAGATAACCAGCAGAGAAGTCAAAATTTTCTTCATTTGA
- a CDS encoding HD domain-containing protein: MRLEEFIGDGNSIRLIERTRDYARHFFEREGTHGFSHVERVLNLCLHIGREEGADLEILALAALLHDVARPLESAGRVEDHAAEGARIARHYLRSLGYPEEKVEAVAHAIEAHRFSRGPEPETLEAKILSDADKLDAIGAIGVARVFMYSGEHGRSIEDSLEHFEEKILKLKDLMYTETARRMAEERHRFTEEFIERIRREIEGEI; encoded by the coding sequence ATGAGGCTCGAGGAGTTCATCGGCGATGGGAATTCAATCAGACTCATAGAACGGACCCGCGATTACGCCAGGCACTTCTTTGAACGGGAGGGAACCCACGGCTTCAGCCACGTAGAGCGCGTGCTCAACCTCTGCCTCCACATCGGGAGGGAGGAAGGGGCTGACCTGGAGATCCTGGCCCTTGCGGCCCTCCTCCACGACGTGGCGAGGCCGCTTGAGAGCGCGGGGAGGGTTGAAGACCACGCCGCGGAGGGGGCCAGGATAGCAAGGCACTACCTCAGAAGCCTCGGGTACCCGGAGGAGAAAGTTGAAGCAGTTGCCCACGCCATAGAAGCCCACCGCTTCTCCCGCGGTCCGGAGCCGGAAACGCTTGAAGCCAAGATACTCAGCGACGCCGACAAGCTCGATGCGATCGGTGCGATAGGCGTGGCTAGGGTCTTCATGTACTCCGGCGAGCACGGAAGGAGCATCGAGGATTCCTTAGAGCACTTCGAGGAAAAGATACTGAAGCTGAAGGATTTGATGTACACCGAAACCGCGAGGAGGATGGCGGAGGAGAGGCATCGCTTCACCGAGGAATTCATCGAGCGCATAAGGCGCGAGATAGAGGGCGAAATCTGA
- a CDS encoding glutamate cyclase domain-containing protein, whose protein sequence is MIAHLINTDVGNRGVLRVYLDYRRENPNFLHNSAKLFLDNYERVLIVTGFPIPPEMRAETDGPPGTLALAKAVETLGGTAEVLTYPEVKTALEPFGIRFTDGPEIGDYSLVIAVETPGRAADGRYYSMSAMEITREAFDWAVLRARDIGVPTIGIGDGGNEAGMGNIRALVSRYMPHGEKIASTVETDELILSAVSNWGAYGLVAQASIEFGRELLPGWDEKTIVRIISKLGLIDGVSKTQTPTVDGISLDIHDRIVELLNAVVNEALR, encoded by the coding sequence ATGATAGCCCATCTGATAAACACGGACGTTGGGAACAGGGGGGTTCTGAGGGTATACCTCGACTACCGCCGGGAGAACCCCAATTTTTTACATAATTCTGCAAAACTGTTTTTGGATAATTATGAACGCGTTCTCATCGTCACGGGCTTTCCCATACCGCCGGAGATGCGGGCAGAAACCGACGGCCCGCCGGGAACACTGGCCTTGGCGAAGGCAGTTGAGACCCTGGGAGGCACCGCCGAGGTGCTTACGTATCCGGAGGTAAAGACCGCCCTGGAGCCCTTCGGCATCAGGTTCACAGACGGACCGGAGATAGGAGACTACTCCCTCGTGATAGCGGTCGAGACCCCTGGCAGGGCCGCGGATGGGAGGTACTACTCAATGAGCGCCATGGAGATCACGAGGGAAGCTTTTGACTGGGCGGTTCTCAGGGCGAGGGACATCGGAGTTCCGACGATTGGGATAGGCGACGGGGGCAACGAGGCGGGCATGGGGAACATACGGGCCCTCGTCTCCCGATACATGCCCCACGGGGAAAAGATAGCGAGCACCGTTGAGACCGATGAGCTGATCCTCTCTGCCGTCTCAAACTGGGGGGCCTACGGGCTCGTGGCTCAGGCGTCAATAGAGTTCGGACGGGAGCTCCTCCCCGGATGGGATGAGAAGACGATAGTCAGGATCATCTCAAAGCTCGGTCTGATAGACGGGGTCTCCAAAACCCAGACGCCGACGGTTGATGGGATAAGCCTCGACATCCACGATAGAATCGTTGAGCTTTTAAACGCCGTTGTAAACGAGGCCCTAAGGTGA
- a CDS encoding TIGR02253 family HAD-type hydrolase — protein sequence MRAVLFDIDGTLLTEMPLIQLFLPQVYDRLSRRFGISKDEARERFLDEIFGRRDTYDWHDWNFFFRLFDLDLRYEELIERYPHKLHVYPDTIPVLEWLRESGYKLGAVTSGPEYQRLKLRLTGLLDYFDAVVTREDVKAIKPEPKIFLYALEKLGVEPGEAVMVGDSLSQDVYGAKNVGMVAVWINRDGDEDYNMADYEIRTLHELRKVLGGFE from the coding sequence ATGAGGGCGGTTCTTTTCGACATCGACGGGACTCTGCTGACCGAGATGCCGCTGATTCAGCTATTCCTCCCGCAGGTTTATGACAGACTCTCGAGGCGGTTTGGAATCAGCAAGGATGAAGCTAGGGAGCGGTTCCTGGACGAGATATTCGGGAGGAGGGACACCTATGACTGGCACGACTGGAACTTCTTCTTCAGGCTCTTTGACCTCGACCTCCGCTACGAGGAACTCATAGAGAGATACCCTCACAAGCTCCACGTCTATCCGGATACGATCCCCGTGCTTGAGTGGCTGCGGGAGAGCGGTTATAAGCTTGGGGCCGTTACCAGCGGGCCCGAGTACCAGCGGCTCAAGCTGAGGCTCACCGGTCTGCTGGACTACTTCGACGCTGTCGTTACTCGGGAGGACGTCAAGGCAATAAAGCCCGAGCCCAAAATATTCCTCTACGCCCTGGAGAAGCTGGGCGTCGAGCCCGGGGAAGCCGTCATGGTGGGTGATTCCCTGAGCCAGGACGTTTACGGGGCCAAGAACGTGGGTATGGTGGCGGTCTGGATAAACCGGGATGGCGACGAGGATTACAACATGGCGGACTACGAGATTAGAACGCTTCACGAGCTGAGAAAAGTGCTGGGGGGATTTGAATGA
- a CDS encoding FtsZ/tubulin family protein encodes MQSFTHLFVGIGGTGARIVNSITADGIVKVTVNPAYYLLSNSERYEERLRNFFSRLPKDTFLWLVFEDKDVNHELGEIIIESAPRDTIRLAYVLTPRKELVDEKKPPWARDFETVFYDSLWDFFTDESVSLQDAFQGASAGIAEMFSRLYYYLESQMLVNIDYADLFNMIRGGNVGILRLLREVDFTWHWGIWERGLIGILVGNDFPLKGAHSILHSFQEILSEKDVIWGVITDENLNGRVEILSLLVKKW; translated from the coding sequence ATGCAGTCCTTTACCCATCTTTTCGTTGGAATAGGCGGCACGGGCGCGCGGATAGTCAACAGCATAACCGCGGATGGAATAGTTAAGGTGACCGTTAACCCCGCTTACTATCTCCTCTCGAACTCCGAGAGGTACGAGGAGCGGCTCCGGAACTTCTTTTCCCGGCTTCCTAAGGATACTTTCCTTTGGCTCGTGTTTGAGGATAAGGACGTGAATCACGAACTGGGGGAGATTATAATAGAGAGCGCACCCCGGGACACAATAAGGCTCGCTTACGTCCTCACCCCCAGAAAAGAGCTTGTAGATGAGAAAAAACCCCCATGGGCACGCGATTTTGAGACAGTTTTTTACGATTCCCTCTGGGACTTCTTCACCGACGAGAGCGTCTCCCTCCAGGATGCGTTCCAGGGGGCCTCCGCTGGCATAGCGGAGATGTTCTCGCGGCTCTATTACTATCTGGAGAGCCAGATGCTGGTGAACATCGACTACGCCGACCTGTTCAACATGATCCGCGGCGGCAACGTCGGAATCCTGCGCCTCCTCCGTGAGGTGGACTTTACCTGGCACTGGGGCATCTGGGAGCGCGGACTGATAGGCATCCTCGTGGGGAACGACTTCCCGCTCAAGGGGGCCCACAGCATACTGCACAGTTTCCAGGAGATACTCTCCGAGAAGGATGTGATCTGGGGCGTGATAACGGACGAGAACCTCAACGGCAGGGTTGAGATACTCTCCCTGCTCGTCAAGAAGTGGTAG
- the hxlAB gene encoding bifunctional 3-hexulose-6-phosphate synthase/6-phospho-3-hexuloisomerase, with protein sequence MILQVALDLTDIEQAISIAEKAAHGGAHWLEVGTPLIKKEGMRAVELLKRRFPDRKIVADLKTMDTGALEVEMAARHGADVVSILGVADDKTIKDAVDVARRYGIRVMVDLIGVKDKVKRAKELEKMGVHYILVHTGIDEQVQGKSPLEDLEKVVKAVSVPIAVAGGLNLQTIPKVIELGATIIIVGGAITKAEKPDAVTRKIIDLFWGEYMMTIRKAMTDIVDHIGNVAEKLKIEQVRGFVDAMIGANKIFIYGAGRSGLVGKAFAMRLMHLDFNVYVVGETITPAFGQGDLLIAISGSGETNSIVDAAEIAKKQGGKVVAITSYANSTLGKLSDVVVEIPGRAKTDIPTDYIARQMLTKYKWIAPMGTLFEDSTMIFLDGVIALLMATFQKTEKDMKKKHATLE encoded by the coding sequence ATGATACTTCAGGTTGCCCTTGATCTGACTGACATTGAGCAGGCCATTTCTATCGCGGAGAAGGCCGCCCACGGCGGTGCCCACTGGCTCGAGGTTGGAACCCCGCTCATCAAGAAGGAAGGAATGCGCGCGGTTGAGCTTCTCAAGAGGCGCTTCCCGGACAGGAAGATCGTCGCTGACCTCAAGACCATGGACACCGGCGCCCTGGAGGTCGAGATGGCCGCGCGCCACGGTGCCGATGTCGTTTCTATCCTCGGTGTCGCCGATGACAAGACAATAAAGGACGCGGTTGATGTTGCAAGGCGCTATGGAATCAGGGTCATGGTTGACCTCATAGGCGTTAAGGACAAGGTCAAGCGCGCCAAGGAACTCGAAAAGATGGGCGTCCACTACATACTCGTCCACACGGGCATAGATGAGCAGGTTCAGGGCAAGAGCCCGCTGGAGGACCTAGAGAAGGTTGTTAAAGCCGTCAGCGTCCCCATTGCCGTCGCCGGCGGACTGAACCTCCAGACCATACCGAAGGTCATTGAGCTGGGGGCTACGATAATAATCGTCGGCGGTGCCATAACCAAGGCTGAGAAGCCGGATGCAGTTACAAGGAAGATAATCGACCTCTTCTGGGGAGAGTACATGATGACGATAAGGAAGGCCATGACCGACATAGTCGATCACATAGGCAACGTCGCTGAGAAGCTCAAGATAGAGCAGGTTCGCGGTTTCGTCGATGCCATGATTGGAGCGAACAAGATATTCATCTACGGCGCAGGAAGGAGCGGCCTCGTCGGTAAGGCCTTCGCGATGAGGCTCATGCACCTCGACTTCAACGTTTACGTTGTCGGCGAGACCATAACCCCCGCTTTCGGCCAGGGGGACCTGCTCATAGCCATCAGCGGTTCCGGTGAGACCAACAGCATCGTCGATGCGGCAGAGATAGCCAAGAAGCAGGGCGGAAAGGTCGTCGCGATAACTTCCTACGCCAATTCAACCCTCGGAAAGCTCTCCGACGTCGTCGTTGAGATACCCGGAAGGGCCAAGACCGACATCCCGACGGACTACATAGCGCGCCAGATGCTCACCAAGTACAAGTGGATAGCCCCGATGGGAACCCTCTTCGAGGACTCGACCATGATATTCCTCGACGGAGTCATAGCCCTCCTCATGGCCACCTTCCAGAAGACGGAGAAGGACATGAAGAAGAAGCACGCGACCCTTGAGTGA
- a CDS encoding arginase family protein: MVTFIPFGEKPNRDGVLYVLQLLKRNKLIEDYMIVESSRVELLSERIPQDSAYIIGEHLATYGIVEKLRPQSLISVDAHTDLMHDYLDHGSWLAYTLEERLVNRAVVLAPVLMIPTTERTQLWTRRVKIFPALLRSRKVRGKWRAYKNLQTNDLLEILDEAKRYLGGGIYLTVDMDVLRPEYKIARFQHGELTLDELIEVLEEVKRNFRIEAFDIAEVSDRIRRSRLGKKAFVEVFQLLTG, translated from the coding sequence ATGGTGACGTTCATTCCCTTCGGCGAAAAGCCCAACCGCGACGGTGTTCTCTACGTTCTTCAGCTCCTCAAAAGGAACAAGCTCATCGAGGATTACATGATAGTTGAATCGAGCAGGGTTGAGCTCCTGTCGGAGAGGATTCCCCAGGACAGCGCGTACATAATAGGGGAGCACCTCGCCACGTACGGAATAGTTGAAAAGCTCAGGCCCCAGTCACTCATCAGTGTCGATGCCCACACGGATCTGATGCACGACTACCTCGACCACGGCTCGTGGCTGGCCTATACCCTTGAGGAGCGCCTCGTAAACCGGGCCGTCGTCCTCGCCCCAGTCCTCATGATACCAACCACTGAGCGAACGCAGCTCTGGACGCGGCGCGTCAAGATATTTCCCGCCCTCCTGAGGAGCAGAAAAGTCCGCGGGAAGTGGAGGGCCTACAAGAACCTCCAAACAAACGACCTGCTCGAGATACTCGATGAGGCGAAGAGGTACCTAGGCGGGGGGATATACCTCACCGTGGACATGGACGTCCTTAGACCGGAGTACAAAATCGCCCGCTTCCAGCACGGTGAGCTGACCCTCGATGAGCTCATAGAGGTGCTGGAAGAGGTGAAAAGGAATTTCAGGATAGAGGCTTTTGACATAGCTGAGGTCTCGGACAGGATAAGGCGCTCCCGCCTCGGGAAGAAGGCCTTCGTCGAGGTGTTCCAGCTCCTGACGGGGTGA
- a CDS encoding Sjogren's syndrome/scleroderma autoantigen 1 family protein: MSARGPTEEEIRNIIMPLMLSGAKMLDRHCPNCGSPLFEKDGKVFCPVCEHRKKQQKAEMKGVEERLMEKLNELANSLPEDIDELEKHLRAMEKIIELLERYRKLEGGE; encoded by the coding sequence ATGAGCGCCAGGGGGCCCACGGAGGAGGAGATACGGAATATAATAATGCCCCTCATGCTCTCGGGGGCCAAGATGCTCGACAGGCACTGCCCCAACTGCGGTTCACCGCTCTTCGAGAAGGACGGGAAAGTCTTCTGCCCGGTCTGCGAGCACAGGAAGAAGCAGCAGAAAGCCGAAATGAAGGGCGTTGAAGAGAGGCTGATGGAGAAGCTCAACGAGCTCGCCAACTCCCTCCCAGAGGACATAGACGAACTGGAGAAACATTTAAGGGCAATGGAAAAGATAATAGAACTGTTGGAAAGATACCGGAAACTGGAGGGAGGAGAATGA
- a CDS encoding helix-turn-helix domain-containing protein, whose protein sequence is MKNVKVLEALGDGPKTIEEIAGKTGIPAMEVRRYLLRFVEQGKVESYQKDGKIYWKLKEKDELEEEFKYV, encoded by the coding sequence ATGAAGAATGTAAAGGTTCTGGAGGCCCTCGGCGATGGCCCCAAGACCATCGAGGAGATAGCAGGAAAAACCGGCATCCCCGCAATGGAGGTGCGCCGCTACCTGCTCCGCTTCGTCGAACAGGGCAAGGTCGAGAGCTACCAGAAGGATGGGAAGATCTACTGGAAGCTGAAGGAGAAGGACGAGCTTGAGGAGGAGTTCAAGTACGTTTGA